The genomic region AGGGCAGTCGGGCTATTACGGGCACTGGTTGGCCGCGGATAGAGAAGCTTGTCCGGCATCCGATGGGTGAGAGAGATCCCGATAGGCTTCGAAGTGATAACGAAGCTCGTCACTTGTGCTTCGGAGAATCGATCTCATCAGGCAAGGTTTTTATTAGCCCTCCGGCCGGATCGGCGCTTTCCGGTTTGCGGGCGAACAGGCGCGAGCTGAGCAGCCCCAGTTCGAACAGCATCCACATCGGAACGGCCAGTAAGGTTTGCGAAATGGCGTCGGGCGGCGTGAGCACCATGCCGACGATGAAGGCGCCGACGATGACGTAGGGCCGTTTTTCCGCAAGCTCCCGGGGCGTAACCAGCCCCGCCCAAACCAGGACGATCGTCAAAATGGGCACTTCGAAGCAAACCCCGAAGGCGAAGAACATCGTCAAAACAAAGTCCAGATATTGGGTGATATCGGTCATGACCGCCACGCCCGGCGGAGCGGCGGCGGTTAAAAACCCGAAGATGAGCGGAAAGACCACGAAGTAGGAAAAGGCGACGCCCAGATAAAACAGCAACGTGCTGGCGATCAGCAGCGGCAGGATCAGCCGCCGTTCCTGTTTGTAAAGGCCGGGCGCGACGAAAGCCCAGAACTGGTACAGAATGTACGGAACGGAAATGAAAACGGCAACGACCAGCGCCAGTTTAAAAGGCGTAAAAAAAGGCGAGGCCACCTCGATGGCAATCATCGTGCTGTTGGCCGGCATGTGCTTCATCAACGGGCCGGCGAGCAGCGCGTAAATGTCGTTGGCGTAATAAGCCAGCGCCAAAAATACCACCAATACGCAGAAAACGACGCGCAGAATTCGGTCGCGTAATTCGATCAGGTGGCTGATGAACGGTTGTTCCGCGTGCTCTTCGTGATTATTTTGACTCATCGGGACCGGAAATCTGTTGAGCGCTTTCTCTTTTTACCGTATCGACCGAAGATTGAATGGCGTGCGCCGCGTCGGTCGCCTCATCCAGCAATTGCCGAAATTCTTTCATACCCGATTCTTGTTTCAAGGCTTGGCGCAGTTCTTCGGCATGAAGTTCTTCCCGGATTTCCGTCTTGACCGAAGCGATGATGGATCGTGTCTTGCCGATCCAGAAGCCCGCCATCCGGGCGACCCTGGGCAACCGTTCCGGACCGATCACCAATAAACTGACCAAAGCGACCAGGCAAAGTTCGGAAAATCCTATGTCAAACATAACGGTTAATTTTTTTCATGATGGCGCGAAACGACCCGGCCTTCGATGACTTGATCGGCGGCAGAATCGGACGAAGGTTTCGTGTCGTCGTTTTCTTTGATGGCCTTGCGAAAGCTTTTGATGGCGCTGCCCAAATCGGAGCCCGCCTCACGCAAACGCCGGGTGCCGAACAGCACCATGACGATGACGAGCAAGATTAACAGTTCACTGAGGCTGATGCCCATATTAAACTCCACTTGATGAATAATGAATGACGAAGGCCGTCTCCTTTTTTCCTATGCCGGATCGTTCGTTCGGTCGAGGAGATCTCTTCGGATTGCCTCAGGGCACAGAAAGACGAATCCTGGCGAGCTAGGATTTCCGCCGCGCTTTTTCTTCCAGCCCCGACAAACCGAAACGGCGCTCCAGCTCGTTCAATACATCGTCCGGGCTCAAGTTTTGCTGCGCGAGCAAGACCAGGGTATGAAACCACAGATCGGCCGTTTCGTAGATAATCTGCGCCTGGTCTCCGCCTTTGCCGGCGATGACCAGCTCCGTGGCTTCTTCTCCGACTTTCTTGAGAATGGTGTCCAGTCCTTTGCTATAAAGGCTGGCGACATAGGATTTTTCGGCCGGCTCCTGTTTCCGCTGCTCCAGAATGTTGGCTAATTGCTGTAAGACGTCGTTCATGACTTTGTGTAAATGGTTTCGGGATCTTTTAATACCGGTTCTGCAATTTGCCATTGACCGTCGACCAGGCGCCGGTAAAAACAGCTTTCTCGACCGGTATGACAGGCAATGCCGCCTTGCTGTTCAATTTTTAACAGAATGACGTCTTCATCGCAGTCCAGCAACAGATCGATTACTTTTTGCCGGTGTCCGGACTCTTCGCCTTTGCGCCATAATTTTCGGCGCGACCGCGACCAATAAACGGCATAGCCTTCCTTGACCGTCAAACTGAGCGACTCCCGGTTCATCCAGGCGAACATCAGGATTTTTCCGCTGTCCCTCTGCTGCACGACGACCGGGACCAGACCGTCTTCCGTCCAGCGTATTGCATCCAGCCAGGCGTCGGTCATGTCAGGCGCACCTCGATGCCGCGAGCCGCCATATGCTGTTTCGCCTGACGTATGGTGTATTCGCCGAAGTGAAAAATGCTGGCGGCCAGCACCGCGTCGGCTTTGCCTTGAAGGATGCCTTCGGCCAGATGGTCGAGGCAGCCGACACCGCCCGAGGCAATGACGGGTACGGTTACCGCTTCGCTGATGGCGCGGGTCAGCGCCAGATCGAAGCCTTCCCGGGTGCCGTCCCGATCCATGCTGGTCAGCAGGATTTCCCCGGCGCCGTAGGCCACCATTTTTTGCGCCCAGCCGACCGCTTCGATGTCGGTGGGTTTGCGTCCGCCGTGGGTAAAAATTTCCCATCGGTCGGGCTCATTGCCGGCGCTGACTTTTTTGGCGTCGATGGCGACCACGATGCACTGGGAACCGAAACGCTGGGCGGCCTCGTAGACGAATTCAGGATTGGCCACCGCCGCGCTGTTGATGCCGACCTTGTCGGCTCCGGCGTTGAGCATCCGGCGAATGTCGTCCAGAGTTCGGATGCCGCCGCCCACCGTCAGCGGAATGAACACTTCGCTGGCCACCTGCTCGACCACGTGCACCATGGTTTCCCGGTCGTCATGGGTTGCGGTAATGTCGAGAAAGGTGAGTTCGTCCGCGCCTTCCCGATCGTAACGCCGGGCAATTTCGACCGGGTCGCCGGCATCCCGGATATCGAGGAATTTAACGCCTTTCACGACGCGGCCGTTATCGACGTCCAGGCAGGGGATGATGCGCTTTGCCAAACCCATGGCTAAAAAGTCTCCGCCAGTTTTTCCGCTTCGGCGAAGTCGAGAGTGCCTTCATAGATGGCTCTCCCGGTAATGGCGCCAATGACGCCGTCGCCGGCAACGGCGCCCAGGGCCCGGATGTCGTCGATATTGGTGATTCCCCCGGAAGCAATCACCGGAATGCGGATGGCCCGCGCCAGCCTGGCCGTGGCTTCGACGTTTACTCCGGACATCATGCCGTCTCTGGAAATGTCGGTATAGATAATGGCTTCCACGCCGTCATCCTCGAAATGCTGCGCCAGATCGATCACGTCGTGACGGGACAGTTTGGACCAGCCGTCAATGGCTACTTTGCCGTCTTTGGCGTCGAGCCCGACGATGATGCGCCTTGGATATTCCATGGCGATGTCCCTGACGAAATGAGGCGCATTGACCGCTTTGGTGCCGATAATGACATATTCGACCCCGGCATCGAGATAAGCCTGAATGGTGTCCTCATCGCGAATGCCGCCGCCGATCTGCACCGGAACGTGGGGAAAAGCCTTCACGATGGCGGTGATGATCTCTGCATTTTTCGGTTTGCCGGCAAAAGCGCCGTCCAGATCGACCAGATGCAATCTTTTCGCGCCGGCGGCAACCCATCGGCCGGCGACGGCAACCGGATCGTCGGAGAAAACCGTATCCTCGTCCATACGCCCCTGCCGCAAGCGGACACATTTGCCATCTTTCAAATCGATTGCAGGTATCAGCAACATATTTCAAAATCCTCAATAGCGAATAACTAAAAACAATCCGGTCAGTCGTTGGCGACCAAAACTTGTCCATCCCAGTTTAAAAAGTTTTTCAACAACTGCAAACCGGCTGCCTGGCTTTTTTCCGGATGAAATTGCACGGCGAAAACATTGTCTTCCGCGATGGCGCAGGCGAAGGCTTCCGGATAGTCGGCCGTGGCGGCCACCACGGAAGCATCCTCGGGTTGAGCGTAATAACTGTGCACAAAATAAAAACGGCTGTTCTGCGGAATGTTGTGCCATAAAGGATGAGGCGTCTGGTGGACCTGATTCCATCCCATGTGAGGAATTTTCAGCGTATTTCCGTCGGCATCCTGCAAGTGATCCGGAAAGCGCACGACCCGGCCCGAAAAGACGCCCAAACCGGCGGTGCCGCCGTTTTCTTCGCTTTCGGTCAGTAGAGCCTGCATGCCCAGACAAATTCCCAGAAACGGTTTCAAGCGCGCGGCTTTTTGTACGACTTCCGACAAGCCGGCCTGATTCAACGCGTTCATGCAATCTCTTATGGCGCCGACGCCAGGAAAAACGATGCGGTCCGCGTTGAGAATGGCATCTCTGTCGGAAGTGCAGATGACCGTAGCGGCAGGAACCGCATGCTGAAGAGCCTTGGCGATGGAGTGCAGGTTGCCCATCCCGTAATCGATAACAGCAACAGAAGACATAACGGTAGAGTATAGGTCGAGAGGAAAAAAGTTACAGGCACCCTTTGGTGGACGGCATGATGCCGGACATTCGTGGGTCGTGGGCGGCGGCCATGCGCAGCGCCCGCCCCATTGCCTTGAAAATGGTTTCGGCAATATGATGGGCATTGGCGCCTTTCAGGTTATCGATGTGCAAAGTGACGCCCGCATGATTGACAAAGCCTTGAAAAAATTCACGAAACAGATCGACGTCGAAGCTGCCGATCGTCGCTCTGGGGAATTGAACCTGATAAAACAATCCCGGCCGGCCGGAAAAATCGACGACAACGCGCGACAAAGCTTCGTCCAGAGGAACGTAGGCATGGCCGTAACGCGCGATGCCTTTTTTATCGCCGAGCGCGCGTGCAAACGCCTGGCCCAGGGTAATGCCGATATCTTCCACCGTGTGATGGGCATCGATTTCCAGATCGCCTTTGGCGTCGATTTCCAGATCGATCAGGCCGTGCCTGGCGATTTGATCCAGCATGTGATCGAGAAAAGGAACGCCCGTGGAAAACAAGGCTTTACCGGTGCCGTCCAGGTTGACTTTGATGCTGATTTGAGTTTCGAGCGTATTTCGCTCTATTTGGGCCGTACGTTGAACCATGTCGACATTCGTTGGTGAGCATAATGCACCATTTTACTATGAAGTCATTCCGAATTGCATCGATTGTTGTTATCCGCAAGAGGGACTGTTCCGGAAGGGCGCAGCCGGGCTTCGTTCCATAACTCGCGGGATGTCATTATTTTATTACACTCTATTCGGCATCGGCCGACACGAATTTACGATTAAGCGGACTTTTATTATTGAACTTTTCTGCAATGCTTAAGGAGTCGCCGAAATGGAAAACGGATTTGATAGAAACAACAGGACGTGGCCATGGAAGGATGCCCCAAGCCAACCAGGCGGCTTAAGCCCCGGTACATTTCGTATGTATCGGGGCTTTATTTTTTCCGTTTTTCATTTGGGCGATGCCAATGTCCTGACGGGCCATGATGAATTCGATGAAAGCGTCTTGCCTGCGATCGAGTCAATGATAGACCTGCCAGGTTTCTGAAACCTGGCAGGTCTTCCTTAGCCGGGCGAAACGGCGAATAAATCCTCTCATCCATTTTCGCTTTGTCCGGTATAATGACCGGCGGCTGACGGCCCTTCCGTAGTGGCAGGAATTGTGTAATCTGATAGGCGAATTTCCGCGGTTTTCCCTTCCGTATCCCTAAGGAACGGACCTTTGATCTTTGTTATCCCGCTTTCTTCCGGAACGACGGTCAAGCCATTCCAATCCTTCAGGCAAGCTATTTAATTCTTGATTAATACGAAAAAATGACTCGAACAAGCAGATTTTGGGGCATCGTGCCGGCGGCGGGCGTCGGCAAACGCATGCAGTCGGACAGACCCAAGCAGTATCTTGAACTGGCCGGAACTCCCGTCATAGAGCATACGTTAACCCGGCTTCTGTCTACCGGCATTTTCGAGGCCATCGCGGTAGCCGTCTCGACGGAAGATCCTTATTGGCCGGACTTGAAAATTTCCCGGCATCCGGCCATTGTTACGACTCCAGGCGGCAAGGAACGCGCCGATTCGGTGCTGTCGGGGCTGAATTCGCTCAGGGACCGGGCTACCGACGAGGATTGGGTGCTGGTCCATGATGCCGCCCGGCCGTGCATTACCGCAGAAGACATGAACAAGCTGATCGATCATCTGACCGCAGAAGACGTCGGCGGCATTCTCGCCCTGCCGTCGCACGATACGCTGAAACATGTCCGGGAAAACCGCATTGCCGGCACGCTGGATCGATCTCATGTCTGGCGCGCGTTGACTCCGCAGATGTTCCGCTACGGCCTGCTCAAGAAGGCGCTGGAAGCGGCGCAAGGGAATCCTGCGGTGACCGACGAAGCCAGCGCGCTGGAACTTGCCGGATTTCATCCGAGGATTGTCGAAGGCCGGCCCGACAATATCAAGATTACCCGGCCCGAAGATCTGGCCCTGGCGCAATTTTATTTGGAGCAGCAATGATCAGAATAGGACAAGGTTACGACGTGCACCGATTTAACGAGGGTGACCACATCATTCTGGGCGGGGTCCGGATTCCTTACGAAAGAGGCCTGGAAGCGCATTCCGACGGCGACGTGGTGTTGCATGCTTTAAGCGATGCCTTATTGGGAGCCGCGGCCCTGGGCGACATCGGCAAGCATTTTCCCGATACCGATCCCGAATTCAAAGGCGCCGACAGTCGCGTGCTGCTGCGTCACGTCTATGATGTCGTCCGGACAAAAGGCTATCGGCTGGTCAATGCCGACATCACGATCATTGCGCAGGCACCGAAAATGGCGCCGTACATCGCCGACATGTGCCGATGCATTGCCGACGATCTGCAGACGGAAATCGATTGCATCAACGTCAAGGCGACCACTACGGAAAAACTGGGGTTCGAGGGACGCAAGGAAGGCATTGCGGTTCAGGCCGTGGTATTGATTGAAAAATGAGCGAGCCTTCAGCGCTCGTTCTGTCGGATGATCTGCTTCGCATGAAGAGCACGGCCATTCCGGTCTGGCCTTGTGCGTACGGCCGGCCTCCGGGACGGGGCGTCATCCGGGCGGCGGCGGAAGACTTTCGAGTCGACGAATGCCTGGCTTTCGAACCTTCGGGGACCGGCGAGCACGTTTTTCTGAACATTGAGAAAACCGGAGAAAATACCGAGTATGTGGCAAGGCAACTGGCCCGCTTTGCCGGCGTCAGACAGCGGGACGTCGGTTATGCGGGATTGAAAGACCGCCATGCGGTCACGACGCAATGGTTCAGCGTCTGGCTGCCGGGCAAACCGGATCCCGACTGGACCGCCTTTGCATCGGACTCGGTGAAAATACTTCAGTCGCTGCGTCATGCCCGGAAACTCCAGCGCGGCGCCTTGGCGGGCAACCGTTTCAAACTCGTCATTCGGGAATGGCGGGGCGACAAACAGGCAACCCACGACCGACTGCAAGCGATCCGGACCGGCGGCATCGCCAATTATTTCGGGCCTCAGCGCTTCGGTCACGAGGGCCAAAACCTGGCTCAGGCCCTGGCTCTGTTTCGGGGGGCGAAAGCGGGGCGCGAACAGCGCAGCCTTTATTTGTCGGCCGCCCGGTCCTTTCTGTTCAATCAAATTCTGGCTCGAAGAATCGAACAAAAAAACTGGAACCGGGCCCTCGCCGGCGACGTGTTTTTTTTCGACTGGTCGCACAGCCGTTTTCATGCGGAGAAGCCGGATCCGGACATAATCGCCCGGATCGATGCGGGAAACCTCCATCCGAGCGGCGCCTTATGGGGCAGGGGAGATGTTCAGGTTTCCCTGGACGCGCTGGCGACCGAACAAGCATTGATCGAAGCGCATGCCGAAATCGCCGAGGGACTGGTCCGGTCCGGGGTGGAGGCCGACCGGAGGCCCTTGCGAGTGAACGTACGTGAGCTGCGATGGGAATTCATCGGCGAAACGGCGCTGGAACTGTCCTTCGGGCTGCCGGCCGGAAGTTATGCCACGGCCCTGTTAAGCGAAATCATTGGGCTTTGAAAAACAAACGGCTCCTTTACTGAGAAAGTTATCAATGAGTGAAAAGGTAGCCTCGAGGCAGCGAAGCGGAATCGAGGACTTTCCCTCTACGATGACTTTCATGTTCCGGGGCGATGCATGAGATTCATGACCGTTAGGATGTTTTACGACAACTGCAATAATACGTAAACGGCCCCGGCGCCGCCGTTTTTAGCGGGGGCCGAACAAAACGCCAGCACGTTTTTATGCTGTCTGAGCCATACATTCAGATGGTTTTTCAGAATGGGATAGTCGGAAGACGAACGATAGCCTTTGCCGTGGACAATCTGTACGCAGCGGCAGCCGTTGATGACGGCGGAGCGTAGGAAATTCAGCAATTGCCGTTTGGCCTCCCGGCTGGAAAGTCCGTGCAGATCGATTTCCGCGTCCAGGCCGAATTGGCCGTTGCGCAGTTTTTTTAAAACGTTTTTTTGCAGGCCCGGGGCGGTAAAGGCCAGCGTATCTTCCGGGGCCAGTTTTTCGATGTCGTTCGCAACCGTTCCGATCAAATCCTCCTCGACGTGAAAGGCTCTCTGTTTCGGGCGAGGCTTGGGTTTTTCTTGATTCTGCAGGAGGACTTTATCATTATTTACCGGACGCACTTTTCCTATAGAATGGCGAAAAAGCGCACTGTCGGCTGCGGAAAGGAATTTTTTTGACACGAAAGCTGATTTTGAATTTTATTGTTGCTAATATTGACGATTTTATAGATTATTCTGCTTCAGGGCGAATGGTAATGCATATTTTGTTGAGTAATGATGACGGCTATCTGGCCGAAGGGCTTGTGGCTCTGGCCAATGCATTGACCTCGGTTGCCGAAATTTCGGTGGTCGCCCCCGACAAGAATCGAAGCGCCGCCAGTAATTCGCTGACGCTG from Methylosarcina fibrata AML-C10 harbors:
- the tatC gene encoding twin-arginine translocase subunit TatC, whose protein sequence is MSQNNHEEHAEQPFISHLIELRDRILRVVFCVLVVFLALAYYANDIYALLAGPLMKHMPANSTMIAIEVASPFFTPFKLALVVAVFISVPYILYQFWAFVAPGLYKQERRLILPLLIASTLLFYLGVAFSYFVVFPLIFGFLTAAAPPGVAVMTDITQYLDFVLTMFFAFGVCFEVPILTIVLVWAGLVTPRELAEKRPYVIVGAFIVGMVLTPPDAISQTLLAVPMWMLFELGLLSSRLFARKPESADPAGGLIKTLPDEIDSPKHK
- the tatB gene encoding Sec-independent protein translocase protein TatB is translated as MFDIGFSELCLVALVSLLVIGPERLPRVARMAGFWIGKTRSIIASVKTEIREELHAEELRQALKQESGMKEFRQLLDEATDAAHAIQSSVDTVKRESAQQISGPDESK
- the tatA gene encoding twin-arginine translocase TatA/TatE family subunit; its protein translation is MGISLSELLILLVIVMVLFGTRRLREAGSDLGSAIKSFRKAIKENDDTKPSSDSAADQVIEGRVVSRHHEKN
- a CDS encoding phosphoribosyl-ATP diphosphatase codes for the protein MNDVLQQLANILEQRKQEPAEKSYVASLYSKGLDTILKKVGEEATELVIAGKGGDQAQIIYETADLWFHTLVLLAQQNLSPDDVLNELERRFGLSGLEEKARRKS
- the hisI gene encoding phosphoribosyl-AMP cyclohydrolase, with the protein product MTDAWLDAIRWTEDGLVPVVVQQRDSGKILMFAWMNRESLSLTVKEGYAVYWSRSRRKLWRKGEESGHRQKVIDLLLDCDEDVILLKIEQQGGIACHTGRESCFYRRLVDGQWQIAEPVLKDPETIYTKS
- the hisF gene encoding imidazole glycerol phosphate synthase subunit HisF, with protein sequence MGLAKRIIPCLDVDNGRVVKGVKFLDIRDAGDPVEIARRYDREGADELTFLDITATHDDRETMVHVVEQVASEVFIPLTVGGGIRTLDDIRRMLNAGADKVGINSAAVANPEFVYEAAQRFGSQCIVVAIDAKKVSAGNEPDRWEIFTHGGRKPTDIEAVGWAQKMVAYGAGEILLTSMDRDGTREGFDLALTRAISEAVTVPVIASGGVGCLDHLAEGILQGKADAVLAASIFHFGEYTIRQAKQHMAARGIEVRLT
- the hisA gene encoding 1-(5-phosphoribosyl)-5-[(5-phosphoribosylamino)methylideneamino]imidazole-4-carboxamide isomerase → MLLIPAIDLKDGKCVRLRQGRMDEDTVFSDDPVAVAGRWVAAGAKRLHLVDLDGAFAGKPKNAEIITAIVKAFPHVPVQIGGGIRDEDTIQAYLDAGVEYVIIGTKAVNAPHFVRDIAMEYPRRIIVGLDAKDGKVAIDGWSKLSRHDVIDLAQHFEDDGVEAIIYTDISRDGMMSGVNVEATARLARAIRIPVIASGGITNIDDIRALGAVAGDGVIGAITGRAIYEGTLDFAEAEKLAETF
- the hisH gene encoding imidazole glycerol phosphate synthase subunit HisH; its protein translation is MSSVAVIDYGMGNLHSIAKALQHAVPAATVICTSDRDAILNADRIVFPGVGAIRDCMNALNQAGLSEVVQKAARLKPFLGICLGMQALLTESEENGGTAGLGVFSGRVVRFPDHLQDADGNTLKIPHMGWNQVHQTPHPLWHNIPQNSRFYFVHSYYAQPEDASVVAATADYPEAFACAIAEDNVFAVQFHPEKSQAAGLQLLKNFLNWDGQVLVAND
- the hisB gene encoding imidazoleglycerol-phosphate dehydratase HisB — encoded protein: MVQRTAQIERNTLETQISIKVNLDGTGKALFSTGVPFLDHMLDQIARHGLIDLEIDAKGDLEIDAHHTVEDIGITLGQAFARALGDKKGIARYGHAYVPLDEALSRVVVDFSGRPGLFYQVQFPRATIGSFDVDLFREFFQGFVNHAGVTLHIDNLKGANAHHIAETIFKAMGRALRMAAAHDPRMSGIMPSTKGCL
- the ispD gene encoding 2-C-methyl-D-erythritol 4-phosphate cytidylyltransferase produces the protein MTRTSRFWGIVPAAGVGKRMQSDRPKQYLELAGTPVIEHTLTRLLSTGIFEAIAVAVSTEDPYWPDLKISRHPAIVTTPGGKERADSVLSGLNSLRDRATDEDWVLVHDAARPCITAEDMNKLIDHLTAEDVGGILALPSHDTLKHVRENRIAGTLDRSHVWRALTPQMFRYGLLKKALEAAQGNPAVTDEASALELAGFHPRIVEGRPDNIKITRPEDLALAQFYLEQQ
- the ispF gene encoding 2-C-methyl-D-erythritol 2,4-cyclodiphosphate synthase translates to MIRIGQGYDVHRFNEGDHIILGGVRIPYERGLEAHSDGDVVLHALSDALLGAAALGDIGKHFPDTDPEFKGADSRVLLRHVYDVVRTKGYRLVNADITIIAQAPKMAPYIADMCRCIADDLQTEIDCINVKATTTEKLGFEGRKEGIAVQAVVLIEK
- the truD gene encoding tRNA pseudouridine(13) synthase TruD, translating into MSEPSALVLSDDLLRMKSTAIPVWPCAYGRPPGRGVIRAAAEDFRVDECLAFEPSGTGEHVFLNIEKTGENTEYVARQLARFAGVRQRDVGYAGLKDRHAVTTQWFSVWLPGKPDPDWTAFASDSVKILQSLRHARKLQRGALAGNRFKLVIREWRGDKQATHDRLQAIRTGGIANYFGPQRFGHEGQNLAQALALFRGAKAGREQRSLYLSAARSFLFNQILARRIEQKNWNRALAGDVFFFDWSHSRFHAEKPDPDIIARIDAGNLHPSGALWGRGDVQVSLDALATEQALIEAHAEIAEGLVRSGVEADRRPLRVNVRELRWEFIGETALELSFGLPAGSYATALLSEIIGL
- a CDS encoding Smr/MutS family protein, with the translated sequence MRPVNNDKVLLQNQEKPKPRPKQRAFHVEEDLIGTVANDIEKLAPEDTLAFTAPGLQKNVLKKLRNGQFGLDAEIDLHGLSSREAKRQLLNFLRSAVINGCRCVQIVHGKGYRSSSDYPILKNHLNVWLRQHKNVLAFCSAPAKNGGAGAVYVLLQLS